The following proteins come from a genomic window of Vallitaleaceae bacterium 9-2:
- a CDS encoding SRPBCC domain-containing protein has product MDTIAVEVIINSDIETVWLKWTKAEHIKQWYFASEDWWVPWVEQNLEIGKRFIYRMEAKDESVGFDFAGEFTQIEQNTCIVYVLEDQRKVTTTFEIGRDGVLVRQVFDVEDTLSADLQQQGWQAILNQFKKYVEQA; this is encoded by the coding sequence ATGGATACAATAGCAGTAGAAGTAATTATTAATAGTGATATAGAAACGGTTTGGCTAAAATGGACGAAGGCTGAACATATAAAGCAATGGTATTTTGCGAGTGAAGATTGGTGGGTTCCATGGGTAGAACAAAACCTTGAGATTGGAAAGCGCTTTATCTATAGGATGGAAGCGAAAGATGAAAGTGTTGGCTTTGATTTTGCAGGGGAATTCACACAAATCGAACAAAACACATGCATTGTATATGTCTTGGAAGATCAAAGAAAAGTGACAACAACTTTTGAAATAGGACGAGACGGGGTTTTAGTTAGACAAGTATTTGATGTTGAAGATACATTATCTGCTGATTTGCAGCAGCAAGGATGGCAGGCAATACTGAACCAATTCAAAAAATATGTAGAGCAAGCGTAG
- the nrdG gene encoding anaerobic ribonucleoside-triphosphate reductase activating protein — protein MHYGKIKYNDIANGEGIRTSLFVSGCRVGCKGCFNRETWNFNYGQVLTDEVVEQMIESLRPGYISGMTVLGGEPMEPENQEALLAIFKEVKHRFSNKTIWLYTGYLLDQDLIKGGRKYTAYTDELLSMVDVVVDGPFMSELSEIGLQFRGSSNQRIIHM, from the coding sequence ATGCATTATGGAAAGATTAAATACAATGACATTGCCAATGGTGAAGGGATACGGACTTCGTTATTTGTATCCGGGTGTCGAGTAGGATGCAAAGGCTGTTTTAATAGAGAAACTTGGAATTTTAATTATGGGCAAGTATTAACGGATGAAGTTGTAGAGCAAATGATTGAAAGCTTAAGACCCGGTTATATCAGCGGAATGACGGTTCTTGGGGGTGAGCCTATGGAGCCGGAAAATCAAGAGGCGTTATTAGCTATATTCAAAGAGGTTAAACATAGATTCTCGAACAAGACAATCTGGCTATATACGGGATATCTGTTGGATCAGGATTTAATAAAAGGCGGAAGAAAATACACAGCATATACAGATGAATTATTATCAATGGTAGATGTTGTTGTGGATGGACCGTTCATGAGTGAGCTAAGTGAGATTGGCTTACAGTTTAGGGGATCAAGTAATCAGCGCATCATTCATATGTAG
- the nrdD gene encoding anaerobic ribonucleoside-triphosphate reductase, with protein MNILKRNGNNAVFDITKIIAAIAGANKEVEQEHQLQAEDIKNIAGKVAAKVVEGTHVETIQDSVEDALLDKGAFKVAKTYIKYRYKRDLVRKSNSTDEQILTLIETKNEEIKEENSNKNPTVVSVQRDYMAGEVSKDVTRRFLLEEDISKAHDEGLIHFHDTDYFAQHMHNCDLVNLEDMLQNGTVISGTMIEKPHSFATACNITTQIIAQVASTQYGGQSISLSHLAPFVDISRKKIMLDIENEMNIAGVVLESEKFNALVHKRLKEEINRGVQMIQYQIITLMTTNGQAPFVTLFMYLNEVEDGRLRDDLSLIIEEMLKQRIKGVKNEKGVWTTPAFPKLIYVLSENNITEGSKYFEITQLAAKCTAKRMVPDYISEKKMRELKNGDVYTCMGCRSFLTPYKDENGKPKYYGRFNQGVVTLNLVDLALSSGGDLVKFWKLFDERLDLCYRGLLARHNRLKGTKSDVAPILWQYGALARLEKGETIDHLLFGGYSTISLGFAGLYECVKYMTGRSHTDTSAEPFALSVMQYMNDACARWKAKHNIDFSVYGTPLESTTYKFAKALKERFGIIDGITDKNYITNSYHVHVTEEIDAFTKLGFESKFQELSPGGAISYVEVPNMLNNIPAVISVMQYIYENIMYAELNTKSDYCHKCGFDGEIEIVESEEKLLWKCPNCGNTDQDHMSVTRRTCGYIGTQFWNQGRTQEIKERVLHL; from the coding sequence ATGAATATTTTAAAACGAAATGGGAACAACGCAGTATTTGATATTACTAAAATCATAGCAGCCATTGCCGGAGCAAATAAAGAAGTAGAGCAAGAGCACCAGCTTCAGGCTGAGGATATAAAAAACATTGCAGGTAAAGTTGCAGCAAAAGTCGTAGAAGGAACACACGTAGAGACGATTCAAGATAGTGTTGAAGATGCTTTGTTAGACAAGGGTGCTTTTAAAGTTGCAAAAACCTATATAAAATATCGATATAAGAGAGATCTAGTTCGTAAATCGAACTCGACAGATGAACAGATTCTAACATTGATTGAGACTAAAAATGAAGAAATCAAGGAAGAAAACTCCAATAAAAATCCTACAGTCGTTTCAGTTCAAAGAGATTATATGGCTGGAGAAGTCAGTAAAGATGTAACGAGAAGATTTTTATTAGAAGAAGATATTTCTAAAGCGCATGATGAAGGGCTTATTCATTTTCATGATACAGATTATTTTGCGCAACATATGCATAACTGTGACTTAGTGAATCTGGAAGATATGCTGCAAAATGGTACAGTTATTAGTGGAACGATGATAGAAAAGCCACATAGTTTTGCTACAGCATGTAATATAACAACACAAATCATTGCTCAGGTAGCCAGCACACAATATGGCGGACAATCAATATCGTTAAGTCATCTAGCGCCCTTTGTGGATATTTCAAGGAAAAAAATCATGCTGGACATAGAAAATGAAATGAATATAGCAGGGGTTGTGCTGGAGAGCGAGAAGTTTAATGCGCTGGTGCACAAACGATTAAAAGAAGAGATTAACCGTGGTGTTCAGATGATTCAGTATCAGATTATTACCTTAATGACAACGAATGGACAGGCACCTTTTGTTACCCTGTTTATGTATCTTAATGAAGTTGAAGACGGACGCTTGCGTGATGATTTGTCGTTGATTATTGAAGAAATGCTCAAACAACGTATTAAAGGCGTGAAAAATGAAAAAGGGGTTTGGACGACACCTGCGTTTCCTAAGCTAATCTATGTTCTATCAGAAAATAATATTACAGAAGGCTCAAAATACTTTGAAATCACCCAATTAGCGGCTAAATGTACTGCCAAGCGTATGGTACCGGATTATATTTCTGAAAAGAAAATGCGTGAATTAAAAAATGGTGATGTCTATACGTGTATGGGATGTCGGTCATTTTTAACACCTTATAAAGATGAAAATGGAAAGCCAAAATATTATGGGCGTTTTAATCAAGGGGTAGTGACTTTAAACCTTGTAGACTTGGCACTAAGCTCTGGCGGGGATTTGGTAAAGTTTTGGAAGCTCTTTGATGAACGGTTGGATTTGTGTTATCGAGGCTTATTAGCTCGACACAATAGATTAAAAGGAACAAAATCTGATGTTGCTCCAATCTTATGGCAATACGGTGCGCTTGCACGTTTGGAAAAAGGAGAGACGATTGATCATCTGCTATTTGGAGGATATTCAACTATTTCTTTAGGGTTTGCAGGATTATATGAATGTGTAAAATATATGACGGGACGTTCCCATACAGATACTTCCGCAGAACCTTTTGCGTTGTCTGTTATGCAATATATGAATGATGCCTGTGCAAGATGGAAGGCGAAGCACAATATTGATTTTAGTGTATATGGGACACCTTTAGAATCAACGACATATAAGTTCGCAAAAGCGTTAAAAGAAAGATTTGGCATTATTGATGGGATTACCGATAAAAATTATATAACGAATTCATATCATGTGCATGTAACAGAAGAAATCGATGCCTTTACCAAATTAGGTTTTGAATCAAAATTCCAAGAGCTTAGTCCGGGAGGAGCGATTTCATATGTTGAAGTTCCAAACATGCTAAATAATATCCCGGCGGTGATTTCTGTGATGCAATATATTTATGAAAATATCATGTATGCAGAGCTTAACACGAAGTCGGATTATTGCCATAAGTGTGGATTTGATGGTGAGATAGAAATCGTTGAATCGGAAGAAAAATTATTGTGGAAGTGTCCAAATTGTGGGAATACAGACCAAGACCATATGTCAGTTACCAGAAGAACTTGTGGGTATATAGGAACTCAGTTTTGGAATCAAGGACGGACACAAGAGATTAAAGAAAGAGTGTTACATTTATAA
- a CDS encoding Na+/H+ antiporter NhaC family protein, which yields MNWLALLPPLIAIVMALLTREVLLSLVVAVLIGSTIITGNPITGFTELLNNYLVGSLTDSWNVSILIFCLLIGGLIGIVDKNGGTKGLADLLVKRAVTTKSALFSTWLLGVAIFFDDYANSLIVGNSMRGITDKLKVSREKLAYIVDSTAAPVSSMALISTWVGMELGLIQEGLEKLGLEMGAYDVFLQSIPYRFYSILALIFVLMIIFTGKDFGPMKKAELLAKSKSYTDHAQADTRTDSHWYNAVIPIVSVIVITIIGLYQNGGGFEGASIREAFSAADASVVLLWASFCGIIIAWIMSLATRTLKITEIADAFVEGVKSMAVPSMILALAWTLGSINSELKTAELMVQLIGNNLPAFLIPAILFIVPAIVAFSTGTSWGTNAIVMPIAIELSYLTGGAELVVPAIGAVLTGAVMGDHLSPISDTTIMSSMASGCDHIAHVRTQIPYAATVAAIALIFGFIPAGLGFNPFISLILGIVALYFILNFLGDTSEATSAAYTLD from the coding sequence ATGAATTGGTTAGCATTACTCCCCCCTTTAATCGCCATTGTTATGGCACTATTAACACGCGAGGTGTTACTTTCCCTCGTTGTTGCTGTTCTTATAGGATCAACAATCATTACCGGCAATCCCATTACCGGTTTTACTGAATTGTTAAACAACTATTTAGTCGGTTCATTAACCGATAGCTGGAACGTATCAATCCTTATTTTCTGTTTACTCATTGGCGGTTTGATTGGAATCGTCGATAAAAACGGCGGGACAAAAGGACTCGCTGATTTATTAGTAAAGCGTGCCGTTACGACAAAATCCGCACTTTTTTCAACATGGTTACTTGGCGTTGCCATTTTCTTTGACGATTATGCCAATTCCCTTATTGTCGGAAACTCCATGCGAGGTATTACTGATAAACTAAAAGTTTCCCGAGAAAAATTAGCATATATTGTCGACTCTACCGCTGCCCCCGTTTCATCGATGGCTTTGATCTCTACATGGGTTGGTATGGAACTTGGTCTTATTCAAGAAGGTCTTGAAAAACTCGGATTGGAGATGGGTGCATATGATGTCTTTCTTCAAAGTATTCCTTACCGTTTTTATAGTATCCTTGCACTAATCTTTGTGCTTATGATTATCTTTACCGGAAAAGATTTTGGTCCAATGAAAAAAGCAGAACTTTTGGCAAAAAGCAAGAGCTATACCGATCATGCACAAGCAGATACTCGCACTGACAGTCACTGGTATAACGCAGTCATTCCTATTGTCTCTGTCATTGTTATCACGATCATTGGATTATACCAAAACGGCGGCGGTTTTGAAGGTGCATCCATTCGTGAAGCATTTTCAGCTGCTGATGCCAGTGTTGTTCTTTTATGGGCTTCTTTTTGCGGCATCATCATTGCTTGGATAATGTCACTTGCCACGCGCACATTAAAAATAACCGAAATTGCAGATGCTTTTGTTGAAGGTGTAAAATCCATGGCTGTTCCTTCAATGATTCTTGCTCTAGCATGGACCTTGGGCTCTATCAATAGCGAGCTTAAAACTGCAGAATTAATGGTGCAACTTATTGGAAATAACTTGCCTGCATTCTTGATTCCGGCGATTCTGTTTATCGTACCTGCCATTGTTGCTTTCTCAACAGGTACTTCTTGGGGAACCAATGCCATCGTTATGCCTATCGCCATTGAGCTAAGTTATCTTACCGGAGGCGCTGAGCTCGTTGTCCCTGCAATCGGAGCTGTTCTTACCGGAGCTGTTATGGGCGATCACTTGTCTCCAATCTCTGATACAACGATTATGTCTTCGATGGCATCTGGATGTGATCACATCGCTCACGTTCGAACCCAAATCCCCTACGCCGCAACGGTTGCCGCTATTGCGCTAATCTTTGGCTTTATCCCGGCAGGGCTAGGATTCAACCCATTTATCTCATTGATTCTTGGAATCGTAGCACTTTACTTTATCCTTAACTTTTTGGGTGATACCTCCGAAGCCACTTCTGCTGCCTATACTTTAGATTAA